The Streptomyces achromogenes genome window below encodes:
- a CDS encoding DUF3427 domain-containing protein, which translates to MQAQIEQLHAAGWKPIHAEVSAESSPHVLARHIGEAVERRLSQLSHDKQVAAANEIMRSLVSNMPDPDVDAAGTAIVDGPRQLLALAEQEAPGVYAIRPLTPLSETALITNAPDDPSLGAELRAELATADRIDLLCAFVKWYGIRVLEDSLRAAKERGVPIRVITTTYIGATDRHALDRLVREFGAEVKVNYEIRSTRLHAKAWLFRRNTGFDTAYVGSSNLSKAALLDGLEWNVRLSSVATPRVLDKFEATFDAYWADTAFEAYDPDRDGERLARALAQAGGTGPAGDIKISLSGLEVHPLPHQKDMLERLRVERDVRGRHRNLLVAATGTGKTVMAALDYRRMRDARGGQLPRLLFVAHRKEILQQSLRTYREVLDNASFGELLHSGEKPREGTHVFASVQSLNLQRLEKLDPEWFDVIVIDEFHHATAETYRRVIEHFRPAELLGLTATPERMDGCNVQDEFFKGRIAAELRLWEALENDLLCPFHYFGLPDGTDLTRLDWRSGVYDRDQLGRLYTGDEARARIVIKQVEDKISAPATMRALGFCVNKNHAHFMAECFRRVGFRAAALDSDSKREMRQRTLDDLKAGRIQVIFSVDLFNEGLDIPDVDTLLLLRPTNSATVFLQQLGRGLRRTANKPVLTVLDFIGQHRAEFRFEEQFRALTNLSRNRLVDNIEQGFPQLPSGCQIILEGKSKDLVLANIRTQLKATITTLAKEVRDYHTPRLADYLRESRRDIQELYKSDNSWTKVLRRAGFIHEEEPPGEAELLKRVHAFLHVDDPDRIHAYLRLVADDAPDYDSLSVQDQGYARMLFFNLWDNAGGFSSYRQGLESLRGQPSLRDELEQVLSYAREKADHFPLPLEGSLAPIPLKIHSSYNRSEILSALGIAKLGGQMPRAFGQGVRWVEEFNTDALLITLEKSERDFSPTVRYKDYALSPTRFHWESQSTTPADSVTGLRYQHHAERGSHVLLFLRRYTNNSIGKAEPWMLLGPATYAGHTGSKPMAITWDLQHELPADVSSYASITS; encoded by the coding sequence ATGCAGGCACAGATCGAGCAACTGCACGCGGCCGGTTGGAAGCCGATCCACGCGGAGGTAAGTGCCGAGTCCTCACCGCATGTTCTTGCGCGCCATATCGGTGAGGCCGTCGAACGGCGGTTGAGTCAGCTCTCCCATGACAAACAGGTGGCCGCAGCCAACGAGATCATGCGGTCCCTGGTCAGCAACATGCCGGATCCGGACGTGGACGCGGCCGGAACCGCCATCGTCGATGGTCCCCGTCAGCTTCTCGCGCTTGCCGAGCAGGAAGCTCCTGGCGTGTACGCGATCAGGCCCCTGACGCCTCTCTCCGAGACGGCGCTGATCACCAACGCGCCGGACGATCCGAGCTTGGGCGCGGAGTTGCGGGCAGAGCTCGCCACCGCCGACCGTATCGATCTGCTCTGCGCGTTCGTGAAGTGGTACGGGATACGAGTCCTTGAGGACTCGCTCCGCGCCGCCAAGGAACGTGGTGTCCCGATCAGGGTCATCACGACGACGTACATCGGTGCCACCGATCGCCACGCCCTGGACCGGCTGGTGCGTGAGTTCGGCGCAGAGGTCAAGGTCAACTATGAGATCAGGTCGACGCGTTTGCACGCCAAGGCCTGGCTGTTTCGCCGCAACACCGGCTTCGACACGGCGTACGTGGGCAGCTCCAACCTTTCCAAGGCAGCCTTGCTTGACGGCTTGGAGTGGAACGTACGGCTGTCCTCGGTGGCCACTCCCAGGGTGCTCGACAAGTTCGAGGCGACCTTCGACGCGTACTGGGCAGACACGGCCTTCGAGGCATACGACCCCGATCGCGATGGCGAGCGGCTAGCTCGGGCACTCGCCCAGGCGGGCGGCACCGGACCTGCCGGAGATATCAAGATCAGTCTCTCTGGTCTCGAGGTGCATCCGCTCCCGCATCAGAAGGACATGCTGGAGCGCCTTCGCGTTGAGCGCGACGTCCGAGGCCGCCATCGGAATCTGCTCGTCGCGGCGACGGGGACGGGCAAGACCGTCATGGCCGCACTCGACTACCGAAGGATGCGAGACGCCCGTGGTGGGCAACTTCCCCGTCTGCTCTTCGTCGCCCACCGCAAGGAAATCCTGCAACAGTCTCTGCGCACCTACCGAGAGGTACTCGACAACGCCTCCTTCGGCGAACTCCTTCACAGCGGCGAGAAGCCGCGCGAGGGGACGCACGTCTTCGCCAGCGTCCAGTCCCTCAACCTCCAGCGCCTGGAGAAACTCGACCCGGAGTGGTTCGACGTCATCGTCATCGACGAGTTCCACCACGCCACCGCCGAGACCTACCGGCGGGTCATCGAGCACTTCAGGCCGGCCGAGCTCCTGGGTCTCACGGCGACGCCGGAGCGGATGGACGGGTGCAATGTGCAGGACGAGTTCTTCAAGGGACGGATCGCCGCCGAGCTACGACTCTGGGAGGCACTGGAAAACGATCTGCTCTGTCCCTTCCACTACTTCGGGCTGCCGGACGGCACGGACCTAACCCGCCTCGACTGGCGGTCGGGCGTCTACGACCGGGATCAGCTCGGCCGCCTCTACACAGGTGACGAGGCTCGGGCCCGCATCGTCATCAAGCAGGTCGAGGACAAGATCTCGGCCCCTGCCACGATGCGCGCGCTGGGATTCTGTGTGAACAAGAACCATGCGCATTTCATGGCGGAGTGCTTCCGCCGAGTAGGTTTCCGGGCAGCGGCACTCGACAGTGACTCCAAACGCGAGATGCGCCAACGGACACTCGACGACCTCAAAGCAGGTCGCATCCAGGTGATCTTCTCCGTCGACCTGTTCAACGAGGGCCTGGACATCCCCGACGTCGACACCCTTCTGCTCCTGCGCCCCACCAACAGCGCCACGGTTTTCCTCCAGCAACTCGGACGCGGACTGCGTCGCACGGCGAACAAGCCGGTCCTCACAGTCCTCGACTTCATCGGCCAGCACCGCGCCGAGTTCCGCTTCGAAGAGCAGTTCCGCGCCCTGACCAACCTCTCGCGCAACCGTCTGGTCGACAACATCGAGCAGGGCTTCCCCCAGTTGCCCTCGGGCTGCCAAATCATCCTGGAAGGCAAGTCCAAGGACCTCGTCCTCGCCAACATTCGCACCCAACTCAAGGCCACCATCACCACGTTGGCCAAGGAAGTGAGGGACTACCACACCCCGCGGCTGGCCGACTACCTCCGCGAGAGCCGACGCGATATCCAGGAGCTCTACAAGAGCGACAACTCCTGGACCAAGGTCTTGCGTAGGGCAGGGTTCATCCACGAGGAAGAGCCGCCGGGCGAAGCTGAGCTCCTCAAGCGAGTTCACGCTTTCCTGCACGTCGACGACCCGGACCGGATTCACGCGTACCTGCGCCTAGTCGCCGATGACGCCCCCGACTACGACTCGTTGTCCGTGCAGGACCAGGGATACGCCCGCATGCTCTTCTTCAACCTGTGGGACAACGCGGGCGGCTTCTCCAGTTACCGCCAAGGGCTTGAATCGCTGCGCGGCCAGCCGTCGCTGCGTGACGAGTTGGAGCAGGTCCTGTCGTACGCCCGGGAAAAGGCTGACCACTTCCCCCTCCCGCTGGAGGGTTCGCTGGCTCCCATCCCGCTGAAGATCCACAGCTCCTACAACCGTTCCGAGATCCTCTCTGCGCTGGGGATCGCCAAACTTGGCGGCCAGATGCCGCGGGCCTTCGGACAGGGAGTGCGGTGGGTGGAGGAGTTCAACACCGACGCCCTTCTGATCACCCTGGAGAAGAGCGAGCGGGACTTCTCGCCGACCGTCCGCTACAAGGACTACGCGCTCAGCCCGACCCGCTTCCACTGGGAGTCTCAGAGCACCACTCCGGCAGACTCCGTGACCGGCCTGCGGTACCAGCACCACGCCGAGCGGGGCAGTCACGTCCTGCTGTTCCTCCGCCGCTACACGAACAACAGCATCGGCAAGGCCGAGCCCTGGATGCTACTTGGGCCAGCCACCTACGCCGGCCACACCGGCAGCAAGCCGATGGCGATCACCTGGGATCTCCAACACGAGCTTCCTGCCGATGTGAGCTCCTACGCATCCATCACGAGCTGA
- a CDS encoding ATP-binding protein — protein sequence MVHNDQRTLRKPWSIAFVAEAEEAASLRRLMRLHLGLWGLPGVIETAQLCVTEMLSNVITHVGPGTPTTLSVAMNGRHVRIEIQDPDTRALPTLLQAGAESEGGRGMALIDAMAVRWGVEPRANRKVTWCELAAEPDLSPSTHDDPRVNGAEGLLDVYRGEETRDAMLVGSQRLSLARAEEAAIDIIADLLHWLHTHGRDADDFLDRVQTHFEAEARSSA from the coding sequence ATGGTGCACAACGACCAGCGCACGCTGAGGAAGCCGTGGAGCATCGCCTTCGTGGCGGAAGCGGAGGAGGCGGCGTCGCTCCGTCGGCTGATGCGCCTCCATCTGGGGCTGTGGGGGCTCCCTGGAGTGATCGAGACCGCTCAACTCTGCGTGACCGAGATGCTTTCCAACGTCATCACGCACGTGGGGCCGGGGACGCCCACGACTCTCTCGGTCGCCATGAACGGTCGTCATGTTCGGATCGAGATCCAGGACCCGGACACTCGAGCTCTCCCCACCCTGCTCCAGGCGGGAGCTGAATCCGAAGGCGGCCGTGGGATGGCCCTCATCGACGCCATGGCCGTTCGCTGGGGTGTCGAGCCCCGCGCCAATCGGAAAGTCACCTGGTGCGAGTTGGCGGCGGAGCCGGACCTGTCGCCCTCGACGCACGACGATCCACGCGTGAATGGAGCCGAAGGGCTGTTGGACGTCTATAGGGGAGAGGAGACACGGGACGCCATGCTCGTCGGCTCCCAGCGGCTGAGCCTGGCCCGAGCGGAGGAAGCGGCGATCGACATCATCGCCGACCTCCTCCACTGGCTTCACACGCACGGCCGGGACGCGGACGACTTCCTCGACCGGGTGCAGACGCACTTTGAGGCAGAAGCCAGGAGTTCTGCCTGA
- a CDS encoding helix-turn-helix domain-containing protein — MAVGPTTRRRQLGAALRRLREAKGLPLEEAGARVGISKATLSRYETKEGIVKWPAVDALCREYEASEEERLALVELAKGAKIQGWWRSLADPIPDSMNLMLTLEDEVVREDHYACMYIPGLLQTRAYAEAVHRASEVRCSEQEVQHMVDIRMKRQELLDREEPPHLWCVVDEAALRRRVGGNDVMRDQLRHLLAASQRPHVTVQVLPFSQGAHAAAVGSFAILRGPSRELDVVYVDLIGGGLFMEKPRELERYRLAFEYLSAQALDLESSAEMVDRISKES; from the coding sequence ATGGCAGTTGGACCCACTACCCGCAGACGCCAACTCGGTGCCGCCCTGCGTCGTCTGCGCGAGGCAAAGGGACTTCCCCTGGAAGAGGCGGGCGCACGCGTGGGGATTTCCAAGGCGACTCTGAGCCGTTACGAGACCAAGGAGGGCATCGTCAAGTGGCCAGCGGTCGATGCCCTGTGCCGCGAGTACGAGGCGTCCGAGGAAGAACGGCTGGCCTTGGTCGAACTCGCCAAGGGAGCCAAGATCCAGGGTTGGTGGCGATCACTGGCCGACCCCATCCCGGATTCCATGAATCTCATGCTGACACTCGAGGACGAGGTCGTCCGCGAGGACCATTACGCCTGCATGTACATCCCGGGCCTTCTCCAGACGCGCGCCTACGCCGAGGCCGTACATCGGGCCTCGGAGGTGCGGTGCTCAGAGCAGGAGGTTCAGCACATGGTCGACATCCGCATGAAGCGGCAGGAACTGTTGGACCGGGAGGAGCCGCCTCACCTCTGGTGCGTAGTTGACGAGGCCGCGCTACGACGCCGGGTGGGCGGCAACGACGTCATGCGGGACCAACTCCGCCACCTACTTGCCGCATCCCAACGTCCCCATGTGACCGTCCAGGTACTGCCGTTCTCCCAGGGGGCGCACGCAGCAGCCGTCGGCAGCTTCGCCATACTCCGAGGCCCGTCCAGGGAGTTGGACGTGGTGTACGTGGACCTGATCGGCGGTGGACTGTTCATGGAGAAGCCGCGAGAACTGGAGCGCTATAGGTTGGCGTTCGAGTACCTCAGCGCGCAGGCGCTCGACCTGGAGTCTTCAGCCGAGATGGTTGACCGCATAAGCAAGGAGTCCTGA
- a CDS encoding DUF397 domain-containing protein, translating into MTSPSPHEWFKSSYSGGSGTECVECVQREDGTLVRDSKQESGPLIAVQHRAWLAFLRALQRGNWA; encoded by the coding sequence ATGACCTCGCCCTCCCCGCACGAATGGTTCAAGTCCTCCTACAGCGGCGGCAGCGGGACCGAGTGCGTTGAGTGCGTGCAAAGGGAGGACGGCACCCTCGTTCGCGACTCCAAGCAGGAAAGCGGCCCGCTCATAGCCGTACAGCACCGGGCCTGGCTCGCCTTTCTGCGGGCCCTCCAGCGGGGCAATTGGGCTTGA
- a CDS encoding RNA polymerase sigma factor has translation MRVRVRGGEREAFAELYERYATVVYQHALRLTGNWSVAEEVMSETFLAAWRGREAVEADGGSLRPWLFGIATNKARNADRSLRRRLAFLARRAEAGGEEVVGDFAEGLVGRIDDARRLAEVRRVLGRLRRQEREVIALCVWGGLDYAQAAEALGVPVGTVRSRLSRARKRLREIVDGEARRSGSVERRAELRGRRGEVESETAFAVLPIQEEAR, from the coding sequence TTGCGGGTGCGGGTGCGAGGTGGGGAGCGGGAGGCGTTCGCCGAGCTGTACGAGCGGTACGCCACCGTCGTCTATCAGCATGCCCTGCGGTTGACCGGGAACTGGTCGGTGGCCGAGGAGGTCATGTCGGAGACGTTTCTCGCCGCTTGGCGGGGGCGGGAGGCCGTGGAGGCGGACGGGGGGTCGTTGCGGCCCTGGTTGTTCGGGATCGCGACCAACAAGGCGCGCAACGCCGACCGGAGTCTGCGGCGGCGGCTGGCGTTTCTCGCGCGCCGGGCCGAGGCCGGGGGCGAGGAGGTCGTCGGGGACTTCGCCGAGGGTCTCGTCGGGCGGATCGACGACGCGCGGCGGCTCGCCGAGGTGCGGCGGGTGCTGGGGCGGTTGCGGCGGCAGGAGCGGGAGGTCATCGCGCTGTGCGTGTGGGGCGGGCTCGACTACGCGCAGGCCGCCGAGGCGCTCGGGGTGCCGGTGGGGACCGTCCGGTCCCGGTTGTCCCGGGCGCGGAAGCGGCTGCGGGAGATCGTCGACGGGGAGGCGCGGCGTTCCGGATCAGTGGAACGGCGGGCGGAACTCCGGGGGCGTCGCGGAGAGGTGGAGAGTGAGACCGCGTTCGCGGTCCTGCCCATTCAGGAGGAAGCCCGATGA
- a CDS encoding CU044_5270 family protein produces MNSPEELEELARLLPSDPVERGLPPERHSHHKDLLMQLIDRDATAAAPSRPHPFSRPRRLSRPVLLTACVAVAVAATLTVGLADGRQEAGRGHSATATPGSGGHGEDGGRGTGGDSGRGAVVTLDRIAAVALRTDVEPVRDSQYVYVRTRVAENEADWEQPVRPGSLHDRETWFSQDRKPLTEYGMTRENGKDYPIRILVPEGSAGEAAGIDRPTYAWLASLPTDPAALLRRIYAETPVGDGEDRDQAVFDRIGGLVREQVMPSATAAAIYRATARIPGVTEVDDAVDAAGRYGIAIAREDTKTGLRTEWIFDPGTLEYLGERTVLSRNSAMGAAGTVFDTRAVLERAVVDRKGARPGPDSRS; encoded by the coding sequence ATGAACTCCCCGGAGGAACTCGAGGAGCTGGCACGGCTGTTGCCGTCCGACCCCGTCGAGCGGGGGCTGCCGCCTGAGCGTCACTCCCACCACAAGGATCTACTGATGCAGCTCATCGATCGCGACGCGACCGCCGCGGCTCCGTCCCGGCCCCACCCCTTCTCGCGACCCCGCCGCCTCTCCCGGCCCGTGCTGCTCACCGCCTGCGTCGCCGTCGCGGTGGCCGCCACGTTGACCGTGGGGCTGGCCGACGGGCGGCAGGAGGCGGGGCGCGGTCACAGCGCGACCGCCACCCCCGGCAGCGGCGGGCACGGCGAGGACGGCGGTCGCGGCACCGGCGGGGACAGCGGTCGCGGTGCCGTCGTCACGCTCGACCGGATCGCCGCCGTCGCCCTGCGCACGGACGTCGAGCCGGTGCGGGACAGCCAGTACGTGTACGTGCGCACCCGGGTCGCCGAGAACGAGGCCGACTGGGAGCAGCCGGTGCGGCCCGGTTCCCTGCACGACCGGGAGACGTGGTTCTCGCAGGACCGGAAGCCGCTGACCGAGTACGGCATGACGCGCGAGAACGGGAAGGACTACCCGATCAGGATTCTGGTGCCGGAGGGCTCCGCGGGCGAGGCGGCCGGCATCGACCGGCCCACCTACGCCTGGCTCGCCTCCCTGCCCACCGATCCGGCCGCGCTGCTGCGGCGGATCTACGCCGAGACGCCCGTCGGGGACGGCGAGGACCGCGACCAGGCCGTGTTCGACCGGATCGGCGGGCTCGTCCGGGAGCAGGTCATGCCGTCCGCCACGGCCGCCGCGATCTACCGGGCCACCGCGCGGATTCCCGGCGTGACCGAGGTCGACGACGCCGTGGACGCGGCGGGCCGGTACGGCATCGCCATCGCCCGGGAGGACACGAAGACGGGCCTGCGGACCGAGTGGATCTTCGACCCCGGCACCCTCGAGTACCTCGGTGAGCGGACGGTCCTCAGCCGGAACTCCGCGATGGGCGCGGCGGGAACGGTGTTCGACACCCGGGCCGTCCTGGAACGGGCCGTCGTCGACCGGAAGGGCGCACGACCGGGACCGGACTCACGGTCCTAG
- a CDS encoding alpha/beta fold hydrolase, with the protein MPALSTLTTPDGTTLTYADEKPPASTVPDAADTAEAAPPPPVLLLHGLAGHLGEWDDLTARLLADGHRVVRHDARGHGASTRVPADMTRAAAVRDVVTLMDALALPPAILLGQSLGGLTALLAAAAHPSRVSALILVEAGPQGRNPELPAQIGAWLDSWPTPFTSFGQAAAILGHEAWARGLDWREDGTGHARVDRGTMVAAVAELATEDYWEQWSRVTCPTLVVRGERGTMPAAEHTEMRTRRPSGTSLTVLPDAGHDVHLDRPAALHERVTAFLAAGRAVDDRTL; encoded by the coding sequence TTGCCCGCCCTTAGCACCCTCACCACGCCCGACGGCACGACGCTCACGTACGCCGACGAGAAGCCCCCTGCCTCCACCGTGCCGGACGCAGCGGACACGGCGGAGGCCGCACCGCCACCCCCCGTCCTGCTTCTGCACGGCCTCGCGGGCCACCTCGGCGAATGGGACGACCTGACCGCCCGTCTCCTCGCCGACGGACACCGCGTGGTGCGTCACGACGCCCGGGGCCACGGGGCGAGCACGCGCGTCCCGGCGGACATGACGAGGGCGGCGGCCGTACGGGACGTCGTGACCCTCATGGACGCGCTCGCGCTGCCCCCGGCGATCCTCCTGGGCCAGTCCCTTGGCGGCCTGACGGCTCTGCTGGCGGCGGCGGCCCACCCGTCCCGCGTCTCCGCCCTGATCCTGGTGGAGGCGGGTCCGCAGGGCCGGAACCCGGAACTGCCGGCGCAGATAGGAGCCTGGCTGGACAGCTGGCCGACCCCGTTCACGAGCTTCGGCCAGGCTGCCGCCATTCTGGGCCACGAGGCGTGGGCACGCGGCCTGGACTGGCGCGAGGACGGCACCGGCCACGCCCGGGTGGACCGCGGCACGATGGTCGCGGCGGTCGCCGAACTCGCCACGGAGGACTACTGGGAGCAGTGGTCCCGGGTGACCTGCCCGACCTTGGTCGTGCGCGGCGAGCGGGGCACGATGCCGGCGGCGGAGCACACGGAGATGCGCACCCGCAGACCGTCCGGGACGAGCCTGACCGTCCTCCCGGACGCCGGCCACGACGTCCACCTGGACCGCCCGGCCGCCCTGCACGAGAGGGTGACCGCCTTCCTGGCCGCTGGACGAGCGGTCGATGACCGCACCCTTTGA
- a CDS encoding alginate lyase family protein encodes MHLNRPRQDGVVTRRSMLKAAGVVAGAAAVGVAAAPSATAAGYIHPGLLHTGADLARMAAKVKAGVAPYTAGYARLTANRHAQSGWTANPQATVYRGGGSPQNYAALYHDLHAAYQNGLRFHVSGERAYADTAVAILNAWSATLTSLEGSADRFLAAGLYGYQAANAAELVRDHAGFELERFQKTLTTVFSPLSESFLVGHNGAVVTNYWPNWDLAAMACVLAAGIFCDDGARVEQAVEYFKNGSGLGAVRKAIPVVHDDGLGEWLEAGRDQGHALLGVGLMGTFCEMAWNQGIDLYGYDDSRFLKGAQYVARWSLGGDVGYTANTRRKGAVGGWSGTETAHRAAGVDPAMSRPIWAMIANHYTKRRGLSAPYLTRAAAKAAPEGGGGDYGPNSGGYDQLGFGTLTFTRDRGPDGGRGRSAAAGASGSGGSGGAPAPAAGSSATTSPAGAAGRGAQASPDGRASANDTAAAGRGGGLATTGAADLAAWSAATGITAVAGGLLLLRRRGRARESAE; translated from the coding sequence ATGCATCTGAACCGACCTCGACAGGACGGCGTCGTCACCCGCCGGAGCATGCTGAAGGCCGCGGGCGTGGTCGCCGGGGCGGCCGCCGTCGGTGTCGCCGCGGCCCCGTCGGCGACCGCGGCCGGCTACATCCACCCCGGGCTCCTGCACACCGGCGCGGACCTGGCCCGGATGGCCGCCAAGGTGAAGGCCGGCGTCGCGCCCTACACGGCCGGATACGCCCGGCTCACCGCCAACCGGCATGCGCAGAGCGGCTGGACGGCCAACCCGCAGGCGACCGTGTACCGCGGCGGAGGCTCACCCCAGAACTACGCGGCCCTCTACCACGACCTGCACGCCGCCTACCAGAACGGCCTGCGGTTCCACGTGAGCGGCGAGCGCGCCTACGCCGACACCGCCGTCGCGATCCTCAACGCCTGGTCCGCGACACTGACGTCCCTCGAGGGCTCCGCCGACCGGTTCCTCGCGGCCGGGCTCTACGGCTACCAGGCCGCCAACGCCGCCGAACTCGTGCGCGACCACGCCGGCTTCGAGCTCGAACGCTTCCAGAAGACGCTGACCACCGTCTTCTCCCCGCTCAGCGAGAGCTTCCTCGTCGGGCACAACGGCGCCGTGGTCACCAACTACTGGCCCAACTGGGATCTCGCCGCCATGGCCTGCGTCCTCGCCGCCGGCATCTTCTGCGACGACGGCGCCAGGGTGGAGCAGGCCGTCGAGTACTTCAAGAACGGCTCCGGGCTCGGCGCCGTCCGGAAGGCCATCCCGGTCGTGCACGACGACGGCCTCGGCGAGTGGCTGGAGGCCGGGCGCGACCAGGGCCACGCGCTGCTCGGCGTCGGTCTGATGGGCACGTTCTGCGAGATGGCCTGGAACCAGGGCATCGACCTGTACGGCTACGACGACAGCCGTTTCCTCAAAGGCGCCCAGTACGTGGCCAGATGGAGCCTCGGCGGCGACGTCGGCTACACCGCCAACACCCGCCGCAAGGGCGCGGTCGGCGGTTGGTCGGGGACGGAGACCGCGCACCGAGCGGCCGGCGTCGACCCGGCGATGAGCCGGCCGATCTGGGCGATGATCGCCAACCATTACACCAAGCGCCGGGGACTCTCCGCCCCCTACCTCACCCGTGCCGCCGCCAAGGCCGCGCCCGAGGGCGGCGGCGGGGACTACGGCCCCAACAGCGGCGGATACGACCAACTCGGCTTCGGCACCCTGACGTTCACCCGCGACCGGGGCCCGGACGGGGGCCGGGGCCGGTCAGCAGCGGCCGGGGCGTCCGGTTCCGGCGGATCGGGCGGGGCCCCGGCCCCGGCGGCGGGCTCGTCCGCCACGACGTCGCCGGCGGGCGCGGCGGGCCGCGGCGCTCAGGCGTCCCCCGACGGCCGCGCCTCCGCGAACGACACCGCCGCCGCAGGGCGCGGCGGCGGTCTCGCCACCACGGGCGCCGCCGACCTCGCCGCCTGGAGCGCCGCCACCGGGATCACCGCCGTGGCCGGCGGCTTGCTGCTGCTGCGCCGCCGGGGACGCGCACGGGAGTCGGCCGAGTAG
- a CDS encoding MFS transporter yields the protein MTSAEAAVPTERDRTITTDIPARLDRLPWSRWHWTIVFGLGTVWILDGLEVTVVGNIAARLSEPGSGLPITSGQVTGIAAALYVAGACAGALFWGRLTDKWGRKKLFMITLAVYLAATALTAISFDTWWFLLFRFLTGFGIGGEYAAINSAIDELIPAQYRGRVDLIINGSFWLGAVAGSLLSIVALNTDIFAADVGWRLTFALGAVLALVILLVRRHVPESPRWLLIHGRDREAEDIVGAIERQIESDRGERLPRAEGELTIHQRRSVSFVEIARTVFSDYRRRSVLGFSLFIGQAFLYNAITFGFGAILTRFFDVPSGNTGYYFAVIAIGNFCGPLLLGKLFDTVGRRVMISSTYLLSGALLFGTAWLFDQGALNATTMTACWCAVLFFASAGASSAYLTVSEVFPMETRAMSIAFFYALGTAAGGISGPLLFAKLTDTGKVGDTVLAFSIGATLMCLAGLVAAFLAVKAERRSLEDIAQPLTAAATKAHEATKSGDGGARKATA from the coding sequence ATGACCAGCGCAGAAGCGGCCGTGCCGACCGAGAGAGACCGCACGATCACCACCGACATCCCCGCCCGCCTCGACCGGCTGCCGTGGTCGCGCTGGCACTGGACCATCGTCTTCGGACTCGGCACGGTGTGGATCCTGGACGGCCTGGAGGTCACCGTCGTCGGGAACATCGCCGCCCGGCTGTCGGAGCCGGGCAGCGGTCTGCCCATCACCTCCGGTCAGGTCACCGGCATCGCGGCGGCGCTGTATGTGGCCGGCGCCTGCGCGGGCGCCCTGTTCTGGGGCCGGCTGACCGACAAGTGGGGACGCAAGAAGCTGTTCATGATCACCCTCGCGGTGTATCTGGCGGCCACCGCCCTGACCGCGATCTCCTTCGACACCTGGTGGTTCCTGCTGTTCCGGTTCCTCACCGGCTTCGGCATCGGCGGCGAGTACGCGGCCATCAACTCGGCGATCGACGAGCTGATCCCGGCGCAGTACCGGGGCCGCGTCGACCTGATCATCAACGGCAGTTTCTGGCTGGGCGCGGTCGCCGGTTCGCTGCTGTCGATCGTCGCGCTGAACACGGACATCTTCGCGGCGGACGTGGGCTGGCGGCTGACGTTCGCGCTGGGCGCCGTCCTCGCCCTGGTGATCCTGCTCGTACGGCGGCACGTCCCGGAGAGTCCGCGCTGGCTGCTGATCCACGGCAGGGACCGGGAGGCCGAGGACATCGTCGGTGCGATCGAGCGGCAGATCGAGTCGGACCGGGGGGAGCGGCTGCCGCGGGCCGAGGGCGAGCTGACCATCCACCAGCGCCGCAGCGTGTCCTTCGTCGAGATCGCCCGCACGGTGTTCTCCGACTACCGGCGCCGCTCGGTCCTCGGCTTCTCCCTCTTCATCGGGCAGGCGTTCCTCTACAACGCGATCACCTTCGGCTTCGGCGCGATCCTGACCAGGTTCTTCGACGTGCCGAGCGGCAACACCGGCTACTACTTCGCCGTCATCGCGATCGGCAACTTCTGCGGCCCGCTGCTGCTGGGCAAGCTGTTCGACACGGTCGGCCGACGGGTGATGATCTCCTCGACGTATCTGCTGTCCGGTGCGCTGCTGTTCGGCACGGCCTGGCTGTTCGACCAGGGTGCGCTCAACGCGACGACGATGACGGCCTGCTGGTGCGCGGTGCTGTTCTTCGCTTCGGCGGGCGCGTCGAGCGCCTATCTGACGGTGTCGGAGGTCTTCCCGATGGAGACCCGCGCGATGTCCATCGCCTTCTTCTACGCCCTCGGCACCGCCGCCGGCGGCATCAGCGGCCCCCTGCTGTTCGCCAAGCTCACCGACACGGGCAAGGTCGGCGACACGGTCCTCGCCTTCTCCATCGGCGCGACCCTGATGTGCCTGGCGGGCCTGGTCGCGGCGTTCCTCGCGGTCAAGGCCGAGCGACGCTCCCTGGAGGACATCGCCCAGCCTTTGACGGCGGCGGCGACGAAGGCCCACGAGGCCACAAAGTCGGGCGACGGCGGCGCGCGGAAGGCGACCGCCTGA